In Oncorhynchus masou masou isolate Uvic2021 chromosome 31, UVic_Omas_1.1, whole genome shotgun sequence, the sequence gacccccctcagctcccagctgtgccctggacaccatttgtgaattgatcgccccccaccTAGCTTCaaagtttgttctgttaggtgacctaaactgggatatgcttaacaccccggcagtcctacaatctgagctagatgccctcaatctcacacaaatcatcaaggaacccaccaggtacaaccctaactctataaacaagggcaccctcatagacgtcatcctgaccaactggccctccaaatacacctccgctgtcttcaaccaggatctcagcgatcattgcctgtatccgctacggagccgcagtcaaacgaccacccgtcatttacatttacatttacatttaagtcatttagcagacgctcttatccagagcgacttacaaattggtgaattcaccttctgacatcactgtcaaacgctccctaaaacacttctgtgagcaggcctttctaatcgacctggcccgggtatcctggaaggacattgacctcatcccgtcagttgaggatgcctggtcattcgttaaaagtaacttcctcaccattttagataagcatgctccgttcaaaaaatgcagaactaagaactgatacagcccttggttcactccagacctgactgccctcgaccagcacaaaaacatcctgtggcggactgcaatatcatcgaatagtccccgcgatatgcaactgttcagggaagtcaggaaccaatacacgcagtcagtcaggaaagctaaggccagcttcttcaggcagaagtttgcatcctgtagctccaactccaaaaagttctgggacactgtgaagtccatggagaacaagagcacctcctcccagctgcccactgcactgaggctaggtaacacggtcaccaccgataaatccatgattatcgaaaacttcaacaagcatttctcaacggctggccatgccttccgcctggctactccaacctcggccaacagctccgccccccccccgcagctcctcgcccaagcctctccaggttctcctttacccaaatccagatagcagatgttctgaaagagctgcaaaacctggacccgtacaaatcagctgggcttgacaatctggaccctctatttctgaaactatccgccgccattgtcgcaacccctatcaccagcctgttcaacctctctttcatatcgtctgagatccccaaggattggaaagctgccgcagtcatcctcctcttcaaagggggagataccctggacccaaactgttacagaactatatccatcctgccctgcctatctaaggtcttcgaaagccaagtcaacaaacaggtcactgaccatctcgaatcacaccgttccttctccgctgtgcaatctggtttccgagccggtcacgggtgcacctcagccacactcaaggtactaaacgatatcataaccgccatcgataaaagacagtactgtgcagccgtcttcatcgaccttgccaaggctttcgactctgtcaatcaccatattcttatcggcagactcagtagcctcggtttttcggatgactgccttgcctggttcaccaattactttgcagacagagttcagtgtgtcaaatcggagggcatgctgtccggtcctctgaaagtctatgggggtgccacagggttcaattctcgggccgactcttttctctgtatatatcaatgatgttgctcttgctgcgggcgattccctgatccacctctacgcagacgacaccattctatatacttccggcccgtccatggacactgtgctatctaacctccaaacgagcttcaatgccatacaacactccttccgtggcctccaactgctcttaaacgctagtaaaaccaaatgcatgcttttcaaccgatcgctgcctgcacccgcatgcccgacgagcatcaccaccctggatggttccgaccttgaatatgtggacatctataagtacctaggtgtctggctagactgtaaactctccttccagactcatatcaaacatctccaatcgaaaatcaaatcaagagtcggctttctattccgcaacaaagcctccttcactcacgccgccaaacttaccctagtaaaactgactatcctaccgatcctcgacttcagcgatgtcatctaccaaattgcttccaacactctacacagcaaactggatgcagtttaccacagtgccatctgttctgtcactaaagcaccttataccacccaccactgcgacttgtatgctctagtcggctggccctcgctacatattcatcgccagacccactggctccaggtcatctacaagtccatgctaggtaaagctccgccttatctcagttcactggtcacgatggcaacacccatccgtagcacgcgctccagcaggtgtatctcactgatcatccctaaagccaacacctcatttggccgcctttcgttccagtactctgctgcctgtgactggaacgaattgcaaaaatccctgaagttggagacttttatctccctcaccaacttcaaacatctgctatctgagcagctaaccgatcgctgcagctgtacatagtctactggtaaatagcccacccattttcacctacctcatccccatactgtttttatttatttacttttctgctcttttgcacaccaatatctctacctgtacatgaccatctgatcatttatcactccagtgttaattaatctgcaatattgtaattattcgcctacctcgtcatgccttttgcacacaatgtatatagactccccttttttttctactgtgttattgacttgttaattgtttactccatgtgtaactctgtgttgtctgttcacactgctatgctttatcttggccaggtcgcagttgcaaatgagaacttgttctcaactagcctacctggttaaataaaggtgaaataaaatttaaaaaaataaaaacgttgTGCCAAACTGAATAAGGCCTGGGATTCAATCCAATCACGGGTTATAAGCCATTTCTGATTGCGTCGCCATATGCAGTGTTTCCCGTAAATGTCATCTCTGCGAACACAGGAACATTACCTTAATACCAGGTGCTAACATGCCCTCATTTTTAGACCGGTGTAGATACAAAATAACTGATTGTGAAGGATATTGTTAGAGGATTGTTGGAGTTAggtaagaaaaaaaaaacaggtatTTGAACtagaaaaatatgtttttacaaACTAAAACCACAATGGAACTGagcttttttaaatttttataataaaaataaaaaagtttacTCCAAAAACAGCTTGATACTTTGTCTTAATTAACAATAATCAAAACAAACCATACAGGCAATTCTACAAAGAATATAAAAATATTCATTTTCACCAACATCAGTGTTCAAATAGAGCTGATCTTTTCCAAAATCACACATCAACAGAACAGAAACATAGAACAGGTGTGTGCATAGGGAACTGGGTGTGTGCATTGGGAACTGGGTGTGTGCATAGGGAACTGGGTGTGTGCATAGGGAACTGGGTGTGTGCATAGGGAACTGGGTGTGTGCATAGGGAACTGGGTGTGTGCATAGGGAACTGGGTGTGTGGGAACTGGTGCATAGGGAACTGTGCATAGGGAACTGGGTGTGTGCATAGGGAACTGGGTGTGTGCATAGGGAACTGGGTGTGTGCATAGGGAACTGGGTGTGTGCATAGGGAACTGGGTGTGTGCATAGGGAACTGGGTGTGTGCATAGGGAACTGGGTGTGTGCATAGGGAACTGGGTGTGTGCATAGGGAACTGGGTGTGTGtgaatatttttttaattgagGACATCTCTTCAGTGGCAGGTTATATGAAGCCCTGTACGTCATCGTTATAGTCGTTGTGGAAACCCTCCCTGTGGGACTGTTGTTGCATGTGAGGGTGGTGGGATGTCTCTGAACTGGAGGTATATCTGcagtggagggggaagaggaagctGTCGGACCACATCTGTCTGCATCAGAACCACTGAACCTAACTCTTCCCTGACCCGCAGCctgcagaggtgagagagagatggcacacactctatacacacacacacacacacacacacacacacacacacacactcattactaATCTGTTGacagtgttctgtgtgtgtgcgcatgtcaCTCTTCGTTGTGTGCATATTATCCAGTGGTTGAATGCCCTTATTGTAAGTCAGTCTGGATAAGACGTTCTTCAGCTAAATGCAAAAAAATGTCATTTGTACGTGTGTCTTACCGAGATGTGGCCTCCAGGTGCTCTCCTTTCGGGGTAGCAGTATCTCCTTTAGTGGCTGAGAGAGAGTCGACCAATTGACAAACTGGAGGAAGTAATTCAAAACCTCACTGTCTGCCTTCCTCAGGGTGTAAGGTTTCTGCAACAGTAGGGAGGGCTCCAGGCCTGCCTGAAGTAGCGTGGGCAACCAGTAGGAGGCATGGCGTACCATGTTGAGCGCCTCACACACCAGCCCACGCAACTCTTCTGGACTGAGTGGGCTGTTGCTCTGCTGCTCTGGCCTAGAGCACAGCGAGATGGTCCTGCTTCGCTGATCTGGTCTGGGGATGCTCCTTTGTTGTAAGACATACTGCAGCACATCGGATTTGCACATGGCCAGAATGTAGAGCCATTCCCGCCCGGTCAAAGTGGCCCCTGCGGCTACCAGCAAGCGCGCCGAATCGCTAAAGGGCTGGGAGGATGTGCATTTTAAGGCCAGGGTGAAGGTGAGCGGCGATGTGGTGTCTGAGCTGAAGAGGGAGCTACAGTCCTGGGCGTCTGGGCTGAAGCCGGCCCTCAGCAGCAGATCTACACAGTGGCTGTGATTGTTCTTCACAGCAGAGTACAGCGGACTCAACTCACCCTCTCCACGGTCACACACCCGGTGTGTCACAGCAATCAGCCTGGCCAGGACAGTGTTGTGGCCGAACTCGGCAGCTGCGTGGATGGGGAGCTGTGGCCAGTTGTTGGAACAAGACAGATTTGGGTTGGCATTGTGGTCCAGAAGAATCTCCACACAGCCCTCGTGGCCCTCCTGTGATGCAATCAGCAGCGGTGTTGCCAAGTCTGACGCCTGGGCGTTCACATTGGCACCTACAACCCCAACATGTAAACAACATACAATGTTTATACAGCGACTtaaaaggcccaatgcagccatttttatatcaatatcaaatcatttctgagtAACAATTAAGTAACTTACTGTATAAGGTGCATTCACACTGCATTTCAACCCAGGGCTAAGGGAGATTTTGGCCCTGGTCTAAGCGAGTGTTCAGACTTGCGCATTGTAAAGTGGGCTAGCACCAACATTAGCCCAGGGCTAGCTGGCTCTGGGCCGGAGCAGGGTTAGCACTGACTTTTTGTGGCTAGCCCCAGAAACATGGTGCCAAAATAGCCCGTGTGAAACGAGGTCATGAACAGCGCATAGAATTCACTGTCTAATCACAATAACTGCACTTTCACTTAATTAGCACATGCTCGTGATGCCTTCTGCACgctatattaaatacatttataATATTTCATCCAGCCATATGCAGACAAAAACTTGAAATACTTTAATCCGTGTGAAAACATTGGTTGTTATGGCTATTTTCTATTGTCATTGAATTGGATATATCCATGATAATAATATTGTTGCATGATTTCGCCTGGACCAGAAATGTTCATGTCTCTTTCCTTCATAGCATTCTCTGTACAGGGGCGAGATCGCATTTTGAAAGTGAAACATTGTTGCCGAGGTCAGACAGGCAGACtgcaaggtttatacaaaccATCACTTATGGAAATCAAATGCTAGAAGCAGGAGGACTTCAAATGCTAGGCTACAAGCAGGAGGACTTCAAATGCTAGGCTACAAGCAGGAGGACTTCAAATGCTAGGCTACAAGCAGGAGGACTTCATGTGTTAATAAATGTCTTATTGTTTATAACATTGGTTGCGTGGCAGAGAGAATGTTGGTCGCCCGTTAGCCCAGGGTTAACAAATGGTTGTGTGAACACAGGATAAGCTAGCCAGTCTCGCCTGGGGATATGAACAATGCAATGTGAAAGGGCCTATAGATTTTCATTTAAAAACGGGCAAAAATGGCTTTTTAGCAACCTCGAGCAACAATTTTGTTAGGGCTGTCAGAGTGGTCTATGTGGGGAGGGTGAAAACTAGCTGTAATCGGCAGTTTTGGAACTTTTTGTTATTGGTCTAATAACCAATTTACTGTATAGTGACGTCACCATGGAAAGCCGCAACTCTCCATGGGCAAccatgcaaacctgctgattagaaggtcctgtgtagattcTATTTTtaaccagcaactatcaggaaataacacatTCAATTTTTACAGTGCTTGTTTCATCAGCTGTGGTacaatatgatataaaacacagagataaaAATAACAGAATTTTGACTGAACTGggtctttttttaaataaataaataaataaatatatatatatgttttttttataagaAAGCGCACACACAGATATGTACCTGCGTCAGCGAGGATCTGGAGACACTGCTTTTGTCCGTACTGTGCAGCCACAAACAGGGGAGTGATCATGTGATCGTCAAACACCTCCAGGCGACACACACCCACCAGGATACGCACAATGTCACTGTGACCTTTATAGGCAGCCTGATGAAGGCAGGTCCAGCAGGAGGCCGTGTGTGTTCCGTTAACCTCTGCCCCTTTCCGCACCAGCAACTCCACGATATCTGTGTACCCACAGTctactgctacacacacacacacacacacacttttaataAGACCTATAACACAGTTCAAGTGTTTTGTCTATGTGGGTGTGCCTTACCTGCGTAGAGAGGGCAGGACAGGTCATTGGTTGGCTGGTTGATGTCAGCGTGTGCTCTGAGGAGGAGCTTGACCACGGCCAGGTGTCTGCGTTGCACGGCCAGGTACAACGCCGACTCACCCTCATGTGTCAGAGAGCCCACGTAGGCACTGCAACCACTGGAGGCTCCTGCTGAAGGAAGAGCCAATGGAAAGAGGAGCCAAGGAGGTTAGTGGAGGATTCCACAAAGAGGAGCCAAGGAGGTTAGTGAAGGATCCACAAAGAGGAGCCAAGGAGGTTAATGAAGGATCCACTTTTAGAATATTGAAATGCCCCTTTTAGGTGCCCTGTTCAGATAGGCTATATTCAAATTAATTGAAAACCCATCTCTTCCCTTTCACTAATTGGAAAAGACTTGACAGGTGAAAACAATATGGTGGAAGCTCATCATTAGGTTGCAGTGGAGgctggctcataataatggctgaaatggagtcagtgggaatggtatcaaccacatcGTTGATGTGTATGATACTATTCCATTGACTCGATGCCAGGTTTTCGCTTGGTCAGTTCCTTCGGATCAGAGCAATGAAGGAAGTGGATTCATTTTATTTTCACAAAGAGACATAGAATTATAGAGATGGTTCTCTTCTCTCAACTCAAACCTTACCGGCAGCCTTAAGTAGCTGGCGCACACATACGATGGTTCCGGCGGCTGCAGCCTCGTGGAGGGCGTTCCAGCCACGGTTATCCCTGCTGTCCACACTGCAGCCTCTCTGGATCAGTAAGCTCACACGCCTGACATTTCTCTCGCGTGCTGCCACGGCAAGACTGGACACCGTGTCGCTGTAACACTCAGTAAAGTCCATCCTCCTTACCTCTCATCTGAACGACTCTGACAAAAAAAAGACACGGATAGAATAGGCCTATGAGTAACGAGGCgacggagagagggatgaaacaaCACATTGGAGGGATCAGAAGAGGGAAAGGAGATCCACTTAATAGTCTGGACCTAGATCAGTTTGTGCTCTTTTCAACTCCATTGCTGTCATTATCGAGACAAATGAGTTGGGGTGATGGCACAAACGGATTGGCATGCAAACTAATTTCAATAGTCTTAATATATTAACCTGTATGTATAATGTTAGCTATCGTTACTTCAAGTAGCCAAAATCCTCTAGTGGTGATCCTGGCTAAGCTAAcgggttagctagctaacagaagTAATAGGCTTGTAAGACTGCATGTTTAGTCGACAGAAGTGTGGTTGTCTATCAAAATTATTCTTACGCTGCTACAATTTCTAATAGGACATATTAATTCAATAGGAAAGCAGTTTTGCTACCTTTTCTCGTCTTCTCAGCTGTTTGCAACATTGACAAAACACACTCCGCACACACTCGATGTATACCCTATCATTGGACGAAGAGTGAAAACTCCGCCCATCCAGCGGCCCGAGGATGGTGACGTTGACCAATGCGTTCACCAATCATGAGCAAATGATGGTGAGGATATCGTTTAAAATAGAAGAGCTGACAGGTCCATCAGATTAACATGAGTAAAAATATGGAATTTAAAATCTTTGTAGGGGTGACCATCGAATAAAGAAACTTTAGTTCGTAAAGAGAATCAGAGAGGTACAGATGATCGGTTAACTTGTTTCATCAAGACATTTAATGTGAAATCAGTATTTACAAGATTTAAAAGAACACATGTGGAAAGCACGTATTTTAATAAACATTACTATTCATGTGAAATCTTGGATCGAAACCATTTATTAGAGTGGTTCAGGGTGTGCACTGAAACAGCTTCAGTCAACACTGGATGTAAGGCAAGTACGTCATCCTCTCATAGAAAGATGTACACACAGCACTTTTTATTTACCCAAAAGATTGGAGGATACCTGTATTGTTTTATCATGCTTTTCAGTACGGTGGTCACTGTTTCGGTGGAGGGTCTCAAAGTACACCAGGGAAGTTCTGTTGCCCACAATTCCACTGTAACAGAACCAGCAGTGTTGGCAGCCATCTTAGCTTGCCTATATGACAACTCTCAGATACAAAATGGGGGGGAAAATTAATTTAACCTCCGAAAACAAGAGGGGACAGAGCGGTGTCCTTTTACTCATTTCCTGTCAGGACGTCCTTTTCCACCCTTCATCCCTCCTCTTCCACCCTTaaatcctcctccaccacctctgccTTTTCCTTTgccccctcctcctttccccttccctcctttcttGCCCCCTCTCTCGCGCTGCTCTTTCCTCTGCATGCCTCTCATGTCCTTCTTCATGCGGCCGTCCACCACTTTG encodes:
- the asb3 gene encoding ankyrin repeat and SOCS box protein 3 isoform X2 translates to MDFTECYSDTVSSLAVAARERNVRRVSLLIQRGCSVDSRDNRGWNALHEAAAAGTIVCVRQLLKAAGASSGCSAYVGSLTHEGESALYLAVQRRHLAVVKLLLRAHADINQPTNDLSCPLYAAVDCGYTDIVELLVRKGAEVNGTHTASCWTCLHQAAYKGHSDIVRILVGVCRLEVFDDHMITPLFVAAQYGQKQCLQILADAGANVNAQASDLATPLLIASQEGHEGCVEILLDHNANPNLSCSNNWPQLPIHAAAEFGHNTVLARLIAVTHRVCDRGEGELSPLYSAVKNNHSHCVDLLLRAGFSPDAQDCSSLFSSDTTSPLTFTLALKCTSSQPFSDSARLLVAAGATLTGREWLYILAMCKSDVLQYVLQQRSIPRPDQRSRTISLCSRPEQQSNSPLSPEELRGLVCEALNMVRHASYWLPTLLQAGLEPSLLLQKPYTLRKADSEVLNYFLQFVNWSTLSQPLKEILLPRKESTWRPHLECVPSLSHLCRLRVREELGSVVLMQTDVVRQLPLPPPLQIYLQFRDIPPPSHATTVPQGGFPQRL
- the asb3 gene encoding ankyrin repeat and SOCS box protein 3 isoform X1, with the protein product MDFTECYSDTVSSLAVAARERNVRRVSLLIQRGCSVDSRDNRGWNALHEAAAAGTIVCVRQLLKAAAGASSGCSAYVGSLTHEGESALYLAVQRRHLAVVKLLLRAHADINQPTNDLSCPLYAAVDCGYTDIVELLVRKGAEVNGTHTASCWTCLHQAAYKGHSDIVRILVGVCRLEVFDDHMITPLFVAAQYGQKQCLQILADAGANVNAQASDLATPLLIASQEGHEGCVEILLDHNANPNLSCSNNWPQLPIHAAAEFGHNTVLARLIAVTHRVCDRGEGELSPLYSAVKNNHSHCVDLLLRAGFSPDAQDCSSLFSSDTTSPLTFTLALKCTSSQPFSDSARLLVAAGATLTGREWLYILAMCKSDVLQYVLQQRSIPRPDQRSRTISLCSRPEQQSNSPLSPEELRGLVCEALNMVRHASYWLPTLLQAGLEPSLLLQKPYTLRKADSEVLNYFLQFVNWSTLSQPLKEILLPRKESTWRPHLECVPSLSHLCRLRVREELGSVVLMQTDVVRQLPLPPPLQIYLQFRDIPPPSHATTVPQGGFPQRL
- the asb3 gene encoding ankyrin repeat and SOCS box protein 3 isoform X3: MDFTECYSDTVSSLAVAARERNVRRVSLLIQRGCSVDSRDNRGWNALHEAAAAGTIVCVRQLLKAAAGASSGCSAYVGSLTHEGESALYLAVQRRHLAVVKLLLRAHADINQPTNDLSCPLYAVDCGYTDIVELLVRKGAEVNGTHTASCWTCLHQAAYKGHSDIVRILVGVCRLEVFDDHMITPLFVAAQYGQKQCLQILADAGANVNAQASDLATPLLIASQEGHEGCVEILLDHNANPNLSCSNNWPQLPIHAAAEFGHNTVLARLIAVTHRVCDRGEGELSPLYSAVKNNHSHCVDLLLRAGFSPDAQDCSSLFSSDTTSPLTFTLALKCTSSQPFSDSARLLVAAGATLTGREWLYILAMCKSDVLQYVLQQRSIPRPDQRSRTISLCSRPEQQSNSPLSPEELRGLVCEALNMVRHASYWLPTLLQAGLEPSLLLQKPYTLRKADSEVLNYFLQFVNWSTLSQPLKEILLPRKESTWRPHLECVPSLSHLCRLRVREELGSVVLMQTDVVRQLPLPPPLQIYLQFRDIPPPSHATTVPQGGFPQRL